GGTGGCCCACCTGGCGGACGTGGGTCGGATCAGTGGGCGAGCTCGCCGTCGAGCCGGCCACCCGACTCGCTGAGGTAGCAGTTCGCGCAGAGCGACTCGTAGGTGACGTCGACCCCGTCGATCGCGACCTGGGACCCGTCGAAGACGAAGCGGCCGTCGACCTTGCGCGCGTTGAACACGGCCTTGCGGCCGCACCGGCAGATGGTCTTGAGCTCCTCGAGCGAGTGCGCGACCTCGAGCAGTCGCGCGCTGCCGGGGAACGCCTCGGTGCGGAAGTCCGTGCGGATGCCGTAGGCGAGCACGGGGACCTCGTCGAGCACGGCGACGCGGAGCAGGTCGTCGACCTGGCGCGGGGTGAGGAACTGCGCCTCGTCGACGAGCACGCAGCTCACCGGACGCACCATGCCGTCGAGCCGATCCGACTCGGGGTCGGTGGCACCGGCGTCGGCGACCGCGTGCCGGACGTCGTCGTGGGGCGCGAAGACGACGTCCACGGAGCGTGTGACGCCGAGTCGGGAGACGATCTCACGGTCGCCCTTGGTGTCCACCGACGGCTTCGCCAGCAGCACGCGTTGCCCGCGTTCCTCGTAGTTGTACGCGGCCTGCAGCAGCCCGGTGCTCTTGCCGCTGTTCATCGCGCCGTACCGGA
The sequence above is drawn from the Curtobacterium sp. MR_MD2014 genome and encodes:
- a CDS encoding thymidine kinase; this encodes MAKLYFRYGAMNSGKSTGLLQAAYNYEERGQRVLLAKPSVDTKGDREIVSRLGVTRSVDVVFAPHDDVRHAVADAGATDPESDRLDGMVRPVSCVLVDEAQFLTPRQVDDLLRVAVLDEVPVLAYGIRTDFRTEAFPGSARLLEVAHSLEELKTICRCGRKAVFNARKVDGRFVFDGSQVAIDGVDVTYESLCANCYLSESGGRLDGELAH